In Xenorhabdus nematophila ATCC 19061, one DNA window encodes the following:
- a CDS encoding HD domain-containing protein, whose product MNLEDKIIHFLKNELKNNVDSSHDLGHLKRVANNCKIICKDEGGDYDVLIISSYFHDIVSLPKNSPERHKSSEFAAKKTISIVKDYFKEVPVSKYGIIEEAIVSHSYSANIKPVSIEAKILQDSDRIDALGAVGLARVFYIAGKLNQKLFDLDDPFATHRELDDKVYALDHFYTKLLKLPITMNTKKGKEIAEVQSDFLLAYIEKLKKEIEIT is encoded by the coding sequence ATGAATTTAGAAGATAAAATCATCCATTTTTTAAAGAATGAATTGAAAAACAATGTTGATTCATCTCATGATTTAGGTCATCTAAAAAGAGTGGCAAATAACTGTAAAATAATTTGTAAGGATGAGGGGGGGGATTACGATGTATTGATTATATCTAGCTATTTTCATGACATCGTATCTTTACCTAAAAATTCGCCGGAAAGGCATAAATCATCTGAATTTGCTGCTAAAAAGACAATAAGCATTGTAAAAGATTATTTTAAAGAAGTACCCGTTAGTAAATATGGAATAATTGAAGAGGCCATAGTTTCTCATAGTTATAGTGCAAATATCAAACCAGTCTCAATCGAAGCTAAAATCCTGCAGGATTCGGACAGGATCGATGCGTTAGGCGCGGTAGGGTTAGCGCGGGTGTTCTATATTGCCGGGAAATTAAATCAAAAACTATTTGATTTAGATGATCCATTTGCAACGCATCGAGAACTTGATGATAAAGTTTATGCCTTAGATCATTTTTATACAAAACTACTTAAATTACCCATCACCATGAATACAAAAAAGGGGAAAGAAATTGCCGAAGTCCAATCTGATTTTCTCCTTGCTTACATTGAAAAATTGAAAAAAGAAATCGAAATCACTTAG